In a single window of the Candidatus Binatia bacterium genome:
- a CDS encoding glutathione S-transferase family protein produces the protein MKLYDFVAAPNPKKLRVYLAEKGITVALEPVNIIAGENRTPEFLKKNPLGGLPVLELDDGSYLTESLAIIEYFEELHPNPPMIGTSPLERARVREVERMAELGVLQRVAVIFQNSHPFFAGRVKQSADTAETARGQLASFLKVLDRRIGTQPFVAGSRPSIADCTLLAALDFAEFAQIQIDPSCANVARWHNAFKQRPSAQA, from the coding sequence ATGAAGCTGTATGATTTCGTTGCAGCGCCGAACCCAAAGAAGCTGCGTGTCTACCTCGCGGAGAAGGGGATCACCGTTGCGCTCGAGCCGGTCAATATCATCGCGGGGGAGAATCGCACCCCTGAGTTTCTGAAAAAGAATCCGTTGGGTGGCCTGCCGGTACTGGAGCTCGATGACGGCAGCTACCTGACTGAATCGTTGGCGATCATAGAGTACTTCGAGGAGCTGCACCCCAATCCCCCGATGATCGGGACCTCTCCCTTGGAGCGTGCCCGCGTGCGGGAAGTCGAACGCATGGCGGAGCTGGGGGTCCTGCAGCGGGTGGCCGTCATCTTCCAGAACAGCCATCCGTTCTTCGCCGGCCGGGTCAAGCAGTCGGCGGACACCGCTGAGACCGCCCGCGGCCAGCTCGCATCCTTTCTCAAGGTATTGGATCGGCGCATCGGCACTCAACCCTTCGTGGCCGGCAGCCGACCGAGCATCGCCGACTGCACCCTGCTAGCCGCGCTGGACTTTGCCGAGTTCGCGCAGATCCAGATCGATCCCTCGTGCGCCAACGTGGCGCGCTGGCACAACGCCTTCAAGCAGCGCCCCAGCGCCCAGGCGTGA
- a CDS encoding CaiB/BaiF CoA-transferase family protein, whose product MAPPLRNVKLLDLSRQLPGPFCSMMLADLGVDVLVVAAPNDVMGIGLALAQRNKRSMTLNLKSPEGKKIFDRLAQDADIILEGFRPGVTERLGIDYAKMSALNPRLVYCSISGYGQDGPYRDKVGHDINYLGYAGVLGVSGAAGGPPTIMPVQVADIGGGALMATVGILAALLARQHTGRGQFIDISMMDGSISWNVFHTLIYLVTGQQPERGLNRLTGHNPCYAVYETKDGKYVTVGALEEHFWRNLCVALGVEEFIPDQFAEGERREEMFRVIRQKFKSKTQAEWLKELEPIDICFGPVNSIADTFADPQAQARHMVQEVAGQTLVGSALKLSDTPTVQLTPPPQFGQHTDEVLANLGYSDAAIQALRSQRVV is encoded by the coding sequence ATGGCGCCCCCGCTTCGTAATGTGAAACTGCTTGACCTGTCGCGGCAGTTGCCCGGCCCCTTTTGCTCGATGATGTTGGCCGACCTCGGTGTCGACGTGCTGGTGGTGGCGGCACCGAACGACGTCATGGGCATCGGCCTTGCCCTGGCGCAGCGGAATAAGCGCAGCATGACGCTGAACCTGAAGTCGCCGGAGGGCAAGAAGATCTTCGACCGCCTGGCGCAAGATGCGGATATCATTCTGGAAGGGTTTCGCCCCGGCGTGACCGAACGCCTCGGCATCGATTACGCGAAGATGAGCGCGCTCAATCCGCGACTGGTGTACTGCTCGATCTCGGGATACGGACAGGACGGACCCTATCGCGACAAGGTCGGCCATGACATCAATTACCTCGGCTATGCCGGCGTGCTGGGGGTCTCGGGCGCGGCCGGCGGCCCGCCGACCATCATGCCCGTGCAGGTGGCCGACATCGGCGGCGGCGCGTTGATGGCGACGGTGGGCATCCTCGCTGCTTTGCTGGCGCGCCAGCACACCGGCCGCGGCCAGTTCATCGACATCTCGATGATGGACGGCAGCATCTCCTGGAACGTGTTTCACACGCTCATCTACCTGGTCACCGGCCAGCAGCCGGAGCGCGGCCTGAACCGCCTCACCGGCCACAACCCGTGCTACGCCGTCTACGAAACCAAAGACGGCAAGTACGTCACCGTGGGCGCCCTCGAAGAGCACTTCTGGCGCAATCTGTGCGTGGCGCTGGGAGTGGAGGAGTTCATTCCGGACCAGTTTGCGGAGGGGGAACGACGCGAGGAGATGTTTCGCGTCATTCGCCAGAAGTTCAAAAGCAAGACACAGGCCGAATGGCTGAAAGAACTCGAGCCGATCGACATCTGCTTCGGGCCGGTGAACAGCATCGCGGACACCTTTGCCGATCCGCAGGCGCAGGCGCGCCACATGGTGCAGGAGGTCGCCGGGCAGACGCTGGTGGGCTCAGCGCTGAAGCTTTCCGATACGCCGACGGTGCAACTGACGCCGCCGCCGCAATTCGGGCAGCATACGGACGAGGTGTTGGCCAACCTCGGTTACTCCGACGCGGCCATCCAGGCGCTACGGTCACAGCGCGTGGTGTGA